The Streptomyces sp. NBC_01689 genome includes a window with the following:
- a CDS encoding GNAT family N-acetyltransferase produces the protein MPENDSPYLAQGPRAGIRPFTYEDAAEFTARVRESKALHQPWLFPPGTPDAYAAYAGRLIKDPTKAGFLVCERDGGAIGGFININNIVEGGFLSGALGYGAFAHAAGRGLMSEGLGLVVRYAFTTMGLHRLEINVQPGNAASIALARRCGFRLEGFSPDFIHIDGAWRDHERWAITAEMTASP, from the coding sequence ATGCCTGAGAACGACTCCCCCTATCTTGCCCAGGGCCCCCGCGCGGGCATACGGCCCTTCACGTACGAGGACGCCGCCGAGTTCACCGCGCGGGTCCGTGAGAGCAAGGCCCTGCACCAGCCCTGGCTCTTCCCGCCGGGAACCCCCGACGCCTACGCGGCGTACGCGGGACGCCTCATCAAGGACCCCACGAAGGCCGGTTTCCTGGTCTGCGAACGGGACGGCGGCGCCATCGGCGGATTCATCAACATCAACAACATCGTCGAGGGCGGCTTTCTGAGCGGTGCGCTCGGGTACGGCGCCTTCGCGCACGCCGCGGGGCGGGGGCTCATGTCCGAGGGACTCGGGCTCGTGGTCCGGTACGCCTTCACGACGATGGGGCTGCACCGGCTGGAGATCAACGTCCAGCCCGGCAACGCCGCCTCCATCGCGCTCGCGCGGCGCTGCGGGTTCCGGCTGGAGGGCTTCTCGCCGGACTTCATCCACATCGACGGGGCCTGGCGCGACCACGAACGCTGGGCGATCACCGCGGAGATGACCGCCTCCCCGTGA
- a CDS encoding DUF1049 domain-containing protein, protein MSPKTPDASGTSGAKSRAGLMTPGRSTVMALVLLALVFVFENTRSTKIRLLVPEVTTPLWMALLGTGAIGALCGAYSTRRRP, encoded by the coding sequence ATGAGTCCGAAGACCCCCGACGCCTCCGGCACGAGCGGCGCGAAGAGCCGCGCCGGGCTGATGACACCGGGCAGGTCCACCGTCATGGCGCTGGTCCTGCTCGCCCTGGTCTTCGTCTTCGAGAACACCCGGAGCACGAAGATCCGGCTGCTGGTACCGGAGGTGACCACGCCGCTGTGGATGGCGCTGCTGGGCACCGGGGCCATCGGCGCGCTGTGCGGGGCGTACTCCACGAGGCGACGGCCGTGA
- a CDS encoding S66 peptidase family protein, with product MKSLTRPARLAPGARVAVVSPSGPVPEERLEAGLDLLRGWDLDPVVAPHVLDRHTEFNYLAGADADRAADFQAAWCDPEVAAVFCARGGYGAQRMVDLLDWDAIRAAGPKVFLGFSDITALHEAFATRAGLATLHGPMVAAVDFLKNARTQEHLRATLFEPETVRTLTAGTGGVLVPGRARGVTLGGCVSLLAADLGTPHARASARGGLLLIEDIGEEAYRLDRILTQLLRAGWLGPVAGIALGSWVDCGPYEGLRAVFADRLGGLGVPVVEHFGFGHCEGALTVPFGVGAELDADAGTLTLDEPALA from the coding sequence GTGAAGTCCCTGACCCGTCCCGCCCGGCTGGCCCCCGGGGCCCGCGTTGCCGTCGTCTCGCCGAGCGGTCCGGTGCCCGAGGAGCGGCTGGAGGCGGGTCTCGACCTGCTGCGCGGCTGGGACCTCGATCCGGTGGTGGCCCCCCATGTGCTCGACCGCCACACCGAGTTCAACTACCTCGCGGGCGCCGACGCCGACCGGGCCGCCGACTTCCAGGCGGCCTGGTGCGACCCGGAGGTGGCCGCGGTGTTCTGCGCCCGCGGCGGCTACGGCGCGCAGCGCATGGTCGACCTGCTCGACTGGGACGCGATCCGCGCGGCGGGCCCCAAGGTGTTCCTCGGCTTCAGCGACATCACCGCACTGCACGAGGCGTTCGCGACCCGCGCCGGGCTGGCCACCCTGCACGGACCGATGGTCGCGGCCGTCGACTTCCTGAAGAACGCGCGGACGCAGGAGCATCTGCGCGCGACGCTCTTCGAGCCGGAGACCGTGCGCACCCTCACGGCGGGCACGGGCGGCGTGCTGGTGCCGGGGCGGGCCCGGGGCGTCACCCTCGGCGGCTGCGTCAGCCTGCTGGCCGCCGACCTCGGCACCCCGCACGCCCGTGCCTCGGCCCGGGGCGGGCTGCTGCTCATCGAGGACATCGGCGAGGAGGCCTACCGGCTGGACCGGATCCTCACCCAGCTCCTGCGGGCCGGATGGCTCGGCCCGGTCGCCGGGATCGCGCTCGGTTCCTGGGTGGACTGCGGCCCGTACGAGGGGCTGCGGGCCGTCTTCGCGGACCGGCTGGGCGGTCTCGGGGTGCCGGTCGTCGAGCACTTCGGATTCGGTCACTGCGAAGGGGCCCTCACCGTCCCGTTCGGCGTCGGCGCGGAGCTGGACGCGGACGCGGGGACCCTGACCCTGGACGAACCGGCGCTGGCCTAG
- a CDS encoding prolyl oligopeptidase family serine peptidase, with the protein MRTLSYGSWPSPIDAALAAAHDGHPEFAGFVGDEAWWTEPRPTEGGRRTLVRRHADGTQESVLPAPWNVRSRVIEYGGQPWAGETRPGGPFVVFVNFADQRLYAYEPGAEPRPLTPVSRIGGGLRWVDPQLHSDRGEVWCVMEEFTGEGPTDVRRVAAAVPLDGSAAQDRRAVRELTDARHRFVTGPRLSPDGRQAAWLAWDHPRMPWDGTELVLADVTGDGTLHDSRVVAGGPDESIAQADWAADGTLLYAGDRTGWWNLYRLGRETPVCTREEEFGGPLWKIGYRWFAPLPSGLVAVVHGRGATRLGILDPETGEVVDAAGPWTEFTPTLAVHGSRVLGVGASPRSAYEVVELDFRTGRARVVGATHDDPVDPAYYPEPQIRTFTGPAGREIHAHVYPPHHPDHVAPGDELPPYVVWAHGGPTGRAPLVLDLEIAYFTSRGIGVAEVNYGGSAGHGREYRNRLREQWGVVDVEDCAAVAAALAEEGTADRRRLAIRGGSAGGWTSAASLTTTDVYACGTILYPILDLTSWGSGETHDFESQYLESLIGPLAEVPGRYVERSPAEHADRITAPFLLLQGLDDPICPPAQCERFLSRMAGRNVPHAYIAFEGEGHGFRRAETMVRALQAELSLYAQVFGLNPPGIPTLELLK; encoded by the coding sequence ATGCGGACACTGTCATACGGATCATGGCCCTCGCCCATCGACGCGGCGCTCGCCGCGGCACACGACGGGCACCCCGAGTTCGCCGGGTTCGTCGGCGACGAGGCGTGGTGGACCGAACCCCGGCCCACCGAGGGAGGCCGGCGCACTCTCGTCCGGCGGCACGCCGACGGCACACAGGAGTCGGTCCTGCCCGCCCCGTGGAACGTCCGCAGCCGCGTCATCGAGTACGGCGGACAGCCCTGGGCGGGGGAGACGCGCCCCGGCGGACCGTTCGTGGTGTTCGTGAACTTCGCCGACCAGCGGCTGTACGCCTACGAGCCGGGCGCCGAGCCCCGCCCCCTCACGCCCGTGTCCCGCATCGGCGGCGGACTGCGCTGGGTGGACCCGCAGTTGCACTCCGACCGGGGTGAAGTGTGGTGCGTGATGGAGGAGTTCACCGGCGAGGGCCCGACCGACGTGCGCCGGGTCGCCGCCGCGGTGCCGCTCGACGGGTCGGCCGCGCAGGACCGGCGGGCCGTGCGTGAACTCACCGACGCGCGGCACCGGTTCGTCACCGGACCACGGCTGTCGCCGGACGGGCGGCAGGCGGCCTGGCTCGCCTGGGACCACCCGCGGATGCCCTGGGACGGCACGGAACTCGTCCTCGCGGACGTCACCGGGGACGGCACCCTGCACGACTCGCGCGTGGTGGCGGGCGGCCCCGACGAGTCGATCGCCCAGGCGGACTGGGCCGCCGACGGCACACTGCTCTACGCGGGGGACCGCACCGGCTGGTGGAATCTGTACCGGCTCGGACGGGAGACCCCCGTCTGCACCCGGGAGGAGGAGTTCGGCGGCCCGCTGTGGAAGATCGGCTACCGCTGGTTCGCGCCGCTGCCGAGCGGCCTCGTCGCCGTCGTGCACGGACGGGGCGCCACCCGGCTCGGCATACTCGACCCGGAGACCGGCGAGGTCGTCGACGCGGCCGGTCCCTGGACCGAGTTCACACCGACCCTCGCGGTGCACGGCAGCCGCGTCCTGGGCGTCGGGGCGAGCCCGCGCAGCGCCTACGAGGTCGTAGAACTGGACTTCCGCACCGGCCGCGCCCGGGTGGTCGGCGCCACCCACGACGACCCGGTGGACCCCGCGTACTACCCGGAGCCGCAGATCCGCACCTTCACCGGCCCCGCCGGCCGCGAGATCCACGCCCACGTCTACCCGCCCCACCACCCCGACCACGTGGCCCCCGGCGACGAACTGCCGCCCTACGTCGTCTGGGCGCACGGCGGCCCCACCGGCCGGGCCCCCCTCGTCCTCGACCTGGAGATCGCCTACTTCACCTCGCGCGGCATCGGTGTCGCCGAGGTCAACTACGGCGGATCGGCGGGACACGGCCGGGAGTACCGCAACCGGCTGCGTGAACAGTGGGGCGTCGTCGACGTCGAGGACTGCGCGGCCGTCGCCGCCGCCCTCGCGGAGGAGGGCACCGCGGACCGGCGGCGGCTCGCCATTCGCGGCGGCAGCGCGGGCGGCTGGACCAGCGCCGCGTCCCTCACCACCACCGACGTCTACGCCTGCGGCACGATCCTGTACCCGATCCTCGACCTCACCAGCTGGGGATCGGGGGAGACCCACGACTTCGAGTCCCAGTACCTGGAGTCGCTGATCGGCCCGCTCGCCGAGGTGCCCGGCCGCTACGTGGAGCGTTCACCCGCCGAGCACGCCGACCGGATCACCGCGCCCTTCCTGCTCCTGCAAGGGCTCGACGACCCCATCTGTCCGCCCGCGCAGTGCGAACGGTTCCTGTCCAGGATGGCGGGGCGAAACGTCCCGCACGCCTACATCGCCTTCGAGGGCGAGGGGCACGGATTCCGCCGCGCGGAGACCATGGTGCGCGCCCTGCAGGCCGAACTCTCCCTGTACGCACAGGTATTCGGTCTGAACCCGCCCGGCATTCCCACTCTGGAGCTCCTCAAGTGA
- a CDS encoding M20/M25/M40 family metallo-hydrolase — protein MADEQALDEVVRFTSDLIRIDTTNRGGGDCQERPAAEYAAALLAETGVEPVLLERTRGRTNVVARIEGTDPSADAMLVHGHLDVVPAQAEDWSVHPFSGEIRDDVVWGRGAVDMKNMDAMILAVLRGWKRLGVRPRRDLVIAFTADEEASAEDGSGFLADHHPELFEGCTEGISESGAFTFHDGSGRELYPIGAGERGTGWLKLTARGRAGHGSKVNRNNAVTHLAAAIARIGAHEWPVRLTPTVRAALAELAALYGIDADLDDLRDVDELLRKLGPAAALVEATVRNSANPTMLSAGYKVNVIPGEAVAYVDGRHLPGTEDEFRATLDQLTGPDVEWEFHHREVALQAPVDSVTYRRMRAAVEEFAPGGHVVPYCMSGGTDAKQFSRLGITGYGFAPLKLPEGFDYQALFHGVDERVPVEALHFGVRVLDRFLRTA, from the coding sequence ATGGCTGACGAACAGGCACTGGACGAGGTCGTACGGTTCACCTCCGACCTCATCCGCATCGACACCACGAACCGGGGCGGCGGCGACTGCCAGGAGCGGCCGGCCGCCGAGTACGCCGCCGCGCTGCTGGCCGAGACCGGTGTCGAACCCGTCCTGCTGGAACGGACCAGGGGCCGCACGAACGTCGTCGCGCGCATCGAGGGCACCGACCCCTCCGCCGACGCGATGCTCGTCCACGGTCATCTCGACGTCGTGCCCGCACAGGCCGAGGACTGGAGCGTGCACCCGTTCTCCGGGGAGATCCGCGACGACGTCGTCTGGGGGCGCGGCGCGGTCGACATGAAGAACATGGACGCGATGATCCTCGCGGTCCTGCGGGGCTGGAAGCGCCTCGGTGTGCGGCCCCGGCGCGACCTCGTGATCGCCTTCACCGCCGACGAGGAGGCGAGCGCCGAGGACGGGTCCGGGTTCCTCGCCGACCACCACCCGGAGCTCTTCGAAGGCTGCACGGAGGGCATCAGCGAGTCGGGGGCGTTCACCTTCCACGACGGCAGCGGCCGTGAGCTGTACCCGATCGGGGCGGGGGAGCGCGGCACCGGGTGGCTCAAGCTCACGGCGCGCGGGCGGGCCGGCCACGGCTCCAAGGTGAACCGGAACAACGCCGTGACCCATCTGGCCGCCGCGATCGCGAGGATCGGCGCGCACGAGTGGCCCGTCCGGCTCACCCCGACCGTCCGGGCCGCGCTCGCCGAACTGGCCGCGCTGTACGGGATCGACGCGGACCTCGACGACCTGCGGGACGTGGACGAACTGCTGCGCAAGCTCGGCCCCGCGGCCGCCCTCGTCGAGGCCACCGTGCGCAACAGCGCCAACCCGACCATGCTCAGCGCCGGTTACAAGGTCAACGTGATTCCCGGGGAAGCGGTCGCCTACGTGGACGGCCGTCATCTCCCCGGCACCGAGGACGAGTTCAGGGCCACCCTCGACCAGCTCACCGGACCGGACGTGGAGTGGGAGTTCCACCATCGCGAGGTCGCCCTGCAGGCGCCGGTCGACTCGGTGACGTACCGGCGGATGCGGGCGGCGGTCGAGGAGTTCGCGCCCGGGGGGCACGTCGTGCCGTACTGCATGTCGGGCGGCACGGACGCCAAGCAGTTCTCACGCCTCGGCATCACCGGCTACGGATTCGCGCCGCTGAAGCTGCCCGAGGGCTTCGACTACCAGGCGCTCTTCCACGGTGTCGACGAACGCGTCCCCGTCGAGGCTCTGCACTTCGGCGTCCGCGTTCTCGACCGCTTCCTGCGTACGGCCTGA
- a CDS encoding M55 family metallopeptidase → MKILISADMEGATGVTWPADVLPGTPQWERCRSMFTSDVNAAVLGFLDGGADEVLINEAHWSMRNLLLERLDERAEMLTGRHKSLSMVEGVQHGDVDGIAFVGYHTGAGMEGVLAHTYLANSITGVWVDGVRASEGLLNARVVAEYGVPVVLVTGDDLACEDALGYAPEALKVAVKDHVSRYAAVCRTPSRTAADIRAAAKEAAGLAVRYEPVAGGPCTVALEFDAEHLSMAATVVPGVERTGERRVAYTSDTMYEGIRTFKAVTTIVSAAVEEQYG, encoded by the coding sequence GTGAAGATCCTCATCAGCGCCGACATGGAGGGCGCCACCGGGGTGACCTGGCCGGCCGACGTGCTGCCGGGGACGCCGCAATGGGAGCGGTGCCGCTCGATGTTCACCTCGGACGTGAACGCCGCCGTGCTCGGCTTCCTCGACGGCGGCGCGGACGAGGTGCTGATCAACGAGGCGCACTGGTCCATGCGCAATCTGCTGCTGGAACGGCTCGACGAGAGAGCCGAGATGCTCACCGGCCGGCACAAGTCGCTGTCCATGGTGGAGGGCGTGCAGCACGGCGACGTGGACGGGATCGCGTTCGTCGGCTACCACACGGGCGCCGGCATGGAGGGCGTCCTCGCCCACACCTACCTCGCCAACTCGATCACCGGGGTGTGGGTGGACGGCGTACGCGCCAGTGAGGGACTGCTCAACGCGCGGGTCGTCGCCGAGTACGGCGTACCCGTCGTCCTCGTCACGGGCGACGACCTGGCCTGCGAGGACGCGCTCGGCTACGCGCCGGAGGCGCTCAAGGTCGCCGTCAAGGACCACGTCTCGCGGTACGCGGCGGTGTGCCGGACGCCGTCCAGGACCGCCGCCGACATCCGGGCCGCGGCCAAGGAGGCGGCCGGGCTCGCCGTCCGGTACGAACCGGTGGCGGGCGGACCCTGCACGGTGGCGCTGGAGTTCGACGCGGAGCACCTGTCGATGGCGGCCACCGTCGTACCGGGTGTGGAACGCACCGGTGAGCGGAGAGTGGCCTACACCAGCGACACCATGTACGAGGGAATCCGCACCTTCAAGGCGGTCACCACGATCGTCTCGGCCGCGGTGGAGGAGCAGTATGGCTGA
- a CDS encoding helix-turn-helix domain-containing protein — translation MANALQQIIRDRLDREGWSYGEVARRGGIPRSTVHHLATAERVVRMPQPSTLEGLSKGLGLSLDTVRRAAAEACGIHVYATDQPSAVVDAGASADPEVDLLIASVQQLSVDDRRHVAALVESLLGRDARRG, via the coding sequence GTGGCCAACGCACTGCAGCAGATCATCAGAGATCGCCTCGACCGTGAGGGCTGGTCCTACGGAGAGGTGGCACGTCGGGGCGGTATCCCGCGCTCCACGGTCCACCATCTGGCGACGGCCGAGCGCGTGGTGCGCATGCCGCAGCCCAGCACGCTGGAAGGGCTGTCCAAGGGACTTGGACTGTCGTTGGACACGGTGCGGCGTGCCGCGGCGGAGGCCTGCGGCATTCATGTGTACGCGACCGACCAGCCGTCCGCGGTGGTGGACGCCGGCGCCTCGGCCGACCCCGAGGTGGACCTGCTCATCGCGAGCGTCCAGCAGCTCTCCGTCGACGACCGGCGCCACGTCGCCGCGCTCGTGGAATCCCTCCTGGGGCGCGACGCCCGCCGGGGCTGA